One segment of Nocardioides sp. QY071 DNA contains the following:
- a CDS encoding phosphoglycerate kinase produces MTEFNGLRREFLDSVSGKRVLVRSDLNVPLDGTRITDDGRIRASVPTIRALADAGARVVVMAHLGRPKGEPDPAYSLAPVAARLGELLGAPVAFATDTVGASAREAVTALQDGQVALLENVRFNAGETSKDDTERGAFADQLAGLAGADGAFVSDGFGVVHRKQASVYDVAQRLPHAMGGLVAAEVEVLRRLTVDPERPYVVVLGGSKVSDKLGVIDNLLGKADKLLIGGGMVFTFLRADGLEVGNSLLEEDQLDTVRAYQDRAKELGVEIVLPTDIVVADSFGDEASARVVAADAIPADSLGLDIGPESGKAFAAALADARTVFWNGPMGVFEQPAFAEGTRAVAEALTKVDGLSVVGGGDSAAAVRTLGFDEAAFGHISTGGGASLEYLEGKELPGITVLED; encoded by the coding sequence GTGACTGAGTTCAACGGCCTTCGCCGCGAGTTCCTGGACAGTGTCAGCGGCAAGCGGGTCCTGGTCCGCTCGGACCTCAACGTGCCGCTCGACGGCACCCGGATCACCGACGACGGCCGGATCCGGGCGAGCGTCCCGACGATCCGGGCGCTGGCCGACGCCGGCGCCCGCGTGGTCGTCATGGCGCACCTCGGCCGGCCGAAGGGCGAGCCGGACCCGGCCTACTCCCTCGCGCCCGTGGCCGCCCGCCTCGGCGAGCTGCTCGGCGCCCCCGTCGCCTTCGCGACCGACACCGTCGGCGCCTCGGCCCGGGAGGCCGTGACCGCACTGCAGGACGGCCAGGTGGCGCTGCTCGAGAACGTCCGGTTCAACGCCGGCGAGACCAGCAAGGACGACACCGAGCGCGGTGCCTTCGCCGACCAGCTCGCCGGCCTGGCCGGTGCTGACGGGGCCTTCGTGTCCGACGGCTTCGGTGTCGTGCACCGCAAGCAGGCCAGCGTGTACGACGTCGCGCAGCGCCTCCCGCACGCCATGGGCGGCCTGGTCGCAGCCGAGGTCGAGGTGCTGCGTCGCCTCACCGTGGACCCGGAGCGCCCGTACGTCGTCGTGCTCGGCGGGTCGAAGGTCTCCGACAAGCTCGGCGTGATCGACAACCTTCTCGGCAAGGCCGACAAGCTGCTCATCGGCGGCGGCATGGTGTTCACCTTCTTGCGCGCCGACGGCCTCGAGGTCGGCAACAGCCTGCTCGAGGAGGACCAGCTCGACACCGTGCGCGCCTACCAGGACCGCGCGAAGGAGCTCGGCGTCGAGATCGTGCTGCCCACCGACATCGTCGTGGCCGACAGCTTCGGCGACGAGGCCTCGGCCCGCGTCGTCGCTGCCGACGCCATCCCGGCCGACAGCCTCGGCCTCGACATCGGTCCCGAGTCCGGCAAGGCCTTCGCGGCCGCGCTCGCCGACGCGCGGACGGTCTTCTGGAACGGCCCGATGGGCGTCTTCGAGCAGCCCGCCTTCGCCGAGGGCACCCGGGCCGTCGCCGAGGCGCTGACCAAGGTCGACGGCCTCTCGGTCGTGGGCGGCGGCGACTCCGCGGCCGCCGTACGCACCCTCGGGTTCGACGAGGCCGCGTTCGGCCACATCTCGACCGGCGGCGGTGCGAGCCTCGAGTACCTCGAGGGCAAGGAACTCCCCGGCATCACGGTTCTGGAGGACTGA
- the gap gene encoding type I glyceraldehyde-3-phosphate dehydrogenase — MTVRVGVNGFGRIGRNFLRAVRAGGADIEIVGVNDLTDTATLAHLLKYDSILGPLDADVHAGDGVIVVGDAEIKVSAERDPAALRWGELGVDVVVESTGFFTDATKARAHVDGGGARKVIISAPASNEDVTIVMGVNHEAYDPAVHTVISNASCTTNCLGPMAKALNDGLGIVKGLMTTVHAYTADQNLQDNIHKDLRRARAAALNIIPTSTGAAKAIGLVLPELKGRLDGYALRVPTPTGSLTDLSFEASRETSVEEVNAIVKAAADGRYLVYSTDPIVSSDIVTNPASCIFDAPLTKVIGNQVKVAGWYDNEWGYSNRLADLITHVGTTL, encoded by the coding sequence GTGACTGTTCGTGTAGGCGTCAACGGCTTCGGTCGGATCGGCCGCAACTTCTTGCGCGCGGTGCGCGCGGGTGGTGCGGACATCGAGATCGTCGGTGTCAACGACCTGACGGACACCGCGACCCTGGCCCACCTGCTGAAGTACGACTCGATCCTGGGGCCGCTGGATGCCGACGTGCATGCCGGTGACGGCGTGATCGTGGTGGGCGATGCGGAGATCAAGGTCTCGGCCGAGCGGGACCCGGCCGCGCTGCGGTGGGGCGAGCTGGGGGTCGACGTCGTGGTCGAGTCGACCGGGTTCTTCACCGACGCCACCAAGGCGCGGGCGCACGTCGACGGCGGCGGGGCGAGGAAGGTGATCATCTCGGCGCCGGCCTCGAACGAGGACGTGACGATCGTGATGGGCGTCAACCACGAGGCCTACGACCCGGCCGTGCACACGGTGATCTCGAACGCCTCGTGCACGACCAACTGCCTGGGGCCGATGGCCAAGGCGCTCAACGACGGCCTGGGCATCGTGAAGGGTCTGATGACCACGGTGCACGCCTACACCGCGGACCAGAACCTGCAGGACAACATCCACAAGGACCTGCGCCGGGCCCGGGCGGCGGCGTTGAACATCATCCCGACCTCGACGGGTGCGGCGAAGGCGATCGGGCTGGTGCTGCCCGAGCTCAAGGGGCGTCTCGACGGCTACGCGCTGCGGGTCCCGACCCCGACGGGCTCGTTGACCGACCTGTCCTTCGAGGCGTCGCGGGAGACGAGTGTGGAGGAGGTCAACGCGATCGTGAAGGCGGCTGCCGACGGCCGTTACCTGGTCTACTCGACCGACCCGATCGTGTCCTCCGACATCGTGACCAACCCGGCCTCGTGCATCTTCGACGCGCCGTTGACGAAGGTGATCGGCAACCAGGTCAAGGTCGCGGGCTGGTACGACAACGAGTGGGGCTACTCCAACCGGCTGGCCGACCTGATCACGCACGTGGGCACTACGCTCTGA
- the whiA gene encoding DNA-binding protein WhiA, with protein sequence MAMTAQVKAELANIPVTKVCCRKAEVASMLRFAGGLHIVGGRIVVEAELDTGAAARRLRKDISEIYGQGSEVVMVQGNGLRKGSRYIVRVVKDGEALARQTGLLDQRGRPVRGLPPAVVSGGACDAVAAWRGAFLAHGSLTEPGRSSSLEVTCPGSEAALALVGVARRLGIQAKAREVRGVDRVVIRDGDAIGQLLARLGAHETLMAWEERRMRREVRATANRLANFDDANLRRSARAAVTAGARVHRAMEILGDEVPDHLKMAGELRLEHKQASLEELGQLHDPVLTKDAIAGRIRRLLAMADKRAEELGVPDTEASLTPEMLAGDA encoded by the coding sequence ATGGCGATGACGGCACAGGTCAAGGCGGAGCTCGCCAACATCCCGGTGACGAAGGTCTGCTGCCGCAAGGCCGAGGTCGCCTCGATGCTGCGCTTCGCCGGCGGGCTTCACATCGTGGGCGGCCGGATCGTCGTCGAGGCCGAGCTCGACACGGGTGCGGCCGCACGCCGCCTCCGCAAGGACATCTCCGAGATCTACGGCCAGGGCTCCGAGGTCGTCATGGTGCAGGGCAACGGCCTGCGCAAGGGCAGCCGCTACATCGTGCGGGTCGTCAAGGACGGCGAGGCGCTGGCCCGCCAGACCGGCCTGCTCGACCAGCGCGGCCGCCCGGTCCGCGGCCTGCCGCCCGCCGTCGTGTCCGGTGGCGCCTGCGACGCCGTGGCCGCTTGGCGCGGTGCGTTCCTGGCCCACGGCTCGCTCACCGAGCCCGGCCGCTCCTCGTCCCTCGAGGTCACCTGCCCCGGCTCCGAGGCCGCGCTCGCCCTCGTCGGCGTCGCCCGCCGCCTCGGCATCCAGGCCAAGGCCCGCGAGGTGCGTGGCGTGGACCGGGTGGTCATCCGCGACGGCGACGCCATCGGCCAGCTGCTCGCGCGGCTCGGCGCCCACGAGACGCTGATGGCGTGGGAGGAGCGCCGGATGCGGCGCGAGGTCCGGGCCACCGCCAACCGGCTCGCGAACTTCGACGACGCCAACCTGCGCCGCTCCGCCCGCGCCGCCGTCACCGCCGGCGCCCGGGTGCACCGGGCCATGGAGATCCTCGGCGACGAGGTCCCCGACCACCTGAAGATGGCCGGCGAGCTGCGCCTCGAGCACAAGCAGGCCTCGCTCGAGGAGCTCGGTCAGCTGCACGACCCGGTGCTGACCAAGGACGCCATCGCCGGCCGGATCCGCCGGCTGCTGGCCATGGCCGACAAGCGGGCCGAGGAGCTCGGCGTACCGGACACCGAGGCGTCGCTGACGCCCGAGATGCTCGCCGGCGACGCCTGA
- the yvcK gene encoding uridine diphosphate-N-acetylglucosamine-binding protein YvcK: protein MSERAQAVVALGGGHGLHASLSALRHLVDDLTVDELTAVVTVADNGGSSGRLRGEFGVLPPGDLRMALAALCGDDEWGDTWAKVLQHRFEGDGEMRGHVVGNLLIVGLWELLGDHVDALDWVGRLLGAKGRVLPMAMTPMDITAEVRGLVAGDPDALTAVRGQVEVATTDGVIAAIALEPADPEVSPAVLDAIGAADWVVLGPGSWFSSVLPHLLVPRLRESLVATDARVVVVLNLEEQAGETGGFGPADHLAVLAEHAPDLGIDVVLADRTSVADDLAELEETVAALGARLVLDDLAIGDGTPRHDPVRLATAYAHVFGSAEWGC, encoded by the coding sequence GTGAGTGAGCGCGCGCAGGCGGTCGTGGCGCTCGGCGGCGGGCACGGCCTGCACGCCTCCCTCAGCGCCCTGCGCCACCTCGTCGACGACCTGACCGTCGACGAGCTGACCGCCGTGGTCACCGTCGCCGACAACGGCGGCTCGTCGGGCCGGCTGCGTGGCGAGTTCGGCGTGCTGCCGCCCGGCGACCTGCGGATGGCGCTGGCCGCGCTGTGCGGCGACGACGAGTGGGGCGACACCTGGGCGAAGGTGCTGCAGCACCGCTTCGAGGGCGACGGCGAGATGCGCGGCCACGTGGTCGGCAACCTGCTCATCGTCGGCCTGTGGGAGCTGCTCGGCGACCACGTCGACGCCCTCGACTGGGTCGGCCGGCTGCTCGGCGCCAAGGGCCGGGTGCTGCCGATGGCGATGACGCCGATGGACATCACCGCCGAGGTGCGCGGCCTGGTCGCCGGCGATCCCGACGCCCTCACCGCGGTGCGGGGACAGGTCGAGGTCGCCACCACCGACGGCGTGATCGCCGCGATCGCCCTCGAGCCCGCAGACCCGGAGGTGAGTCCCGCGGTTCTGGACGCGATCGGCGCTGCCGACTGGGTGGTCCTCGGGCCCGGCTCGTGGTTCAGCAGCGTGCTGCCGCACCTGCTCGTCCCGCGGCTGCGCGAGTCCCTCGTCGCGACCGACGCCCGCGTGGTCGTCGTGCTCAACCTCGAGGAGCAGGCCGGCGAGACCGGCGGCTTCGGGCCGGCCGACCACCTGGCCGTTCTCGCCGAGCACGCCCCGGACCTGGGCATCGACGTGGTGCTGGCCGACCGCACCTCGGTCGCCGACGACCTCGCCGAGCTCGAGGAGACGGTCGCGGCCCTCGGTGCCCGGCTCGTCCTCGACGACCTGGCGATCGGCGACGGGACGCCGCGGCACGATCCCGTGAGGCTCGCCACGGCGTACGCCCACGTCTTCGGCAGCGCCGAGTGGGGTTGTTGA
- the rapZ gene encoding RNase adapter RapZ encodes MDETHGQLVVVTGMTGAGRSTAAKELEDLGFFVVDNLPPGLLPEVVRLVDESHGPAQPVAVVVDVRSGSFFQGLRSAIAHGVAGRVTTLVFLDATDDVLVRRQEAARRPHPLQGGGRLLDGLQRERGVLADLRSEADLVIDTSSLNVHQLTDRIAESFGTRETTQLRVSVISFGFKYGIPVDADHVADMRFLPNPHWVPELRPRTGQDAEVSAYVLGRPGAAEFVDAYVPLLSGVAEGYLREGKRFMRVAIGCTGGKHRSVAMTEEIARRLGEQGYVARAIHRDLGRE; translated from the coding sequence ATGGATGAGACGCACGGTCAGCTCGTGGTCGTCACCGGCATGACCGGTGCCGGCCGCAGCACCGCGGCCAAGGAGCTCGAGGACCTCGGCTTCTTCGTCGTCGACAACCTCCCGCCCGGTCTGCTGCCCGAGGTGGTCCGCCTCGTCGACGAGAGCCACGGCCCGGCCCAGCCGGTCGCGGTCGTGGTCGATGTCCGGTCCGGCTCCTTCTTCCAAGGCCTGCGCAGCGCGATCGCCCACGGCGTCGCCGGCCGGGTCACCACCCTGGTCTTCCTCGACGCGACCGACGACGTGCTGGTCCGCCGCCAGGAGGCCGCGCGGCGCCCGCACCCGCTGCAGGGGGGCGGCCGGCTCCTCGACGGGCTCCAGCGCGAGCGCGGCGTCCTCGCCGACCTGCGCTCCGAGGCCGACCTGGTCATCGACACCAGCAGCCTCAACGTGCACCAGCTCACTGACCGGATCGCGGAGTCCTTCGGCACCCGCGAGACGACGCAGCTGCGGGTCTCGGTGATCAGCTTCGGCTTCAAGTACGGCATCCCGGTCGATGCCGACCACGTCGCCGACATGCGGTTCCTGCCCAACCCGCACTGGGTCCCCGAGCTGCGACCCCGCACCGGGCAGGACGCCGAGGTGTCGGCGTACGTCCTCGGCCGGCCGGGTGCCGCCGAGTTCGTCGATGCCTACGTCCCCCTGCTGTCCGGGGTCGCGGAGGGCTACCTGCGCGAGGGCAAGCGATTCATGCGGGTCGCGATCGGCTGCACCGGCGGCAAGCACCGCAGCGTGGCGATGACCGAGGAGATCGCCCGCCGGCTGGGGGAGCAGGGGTACGTCGCCCGCGCCATCCACCGCGACCTGGGCCGTGAGTGA
- the uvrC gene encoding excinuclease ABC subunit UvrC, translating into MSPALSYRPKAGSIPTQPGVYRFRDRNQRVIYVGKAKNLRARLSSYFQDIGNLHPRTATMVTTATSVEWTVVGTEVEALQLEYSWIKEYDPRFNVKYRDDKSYPWLAVTVSEEFPRVMVGRGAKRKGTRYFGPYGHAWAIRETVDILLRVFPMRSCSNGVFKRSSQIGRPCLLGYIDKCSAPCVGNITPEDHRAIVDDFCEFMAGRTRPFMRRIEQEMYAASDALDFEKAARLRDDLGAMNKALEKQAVVFGDGSDADVIALAEDPLEVAVQVFYVRGGRIRGQRGWVADRTDDGDTAALVEDFLLQLYAGVAPEDVRDAVPREILVPALPAEHATFEQLLSDLRGAKVEIRVPQRGDKRTLQETVARNATESLALHKTKRASDLTTRNIALGEIAEALELDEAPLRIECYDVSHIQGTEIVASMVVFEDGLARKGEYRRFVIKDQDGSDDVKAMHEVITRRFRRLLDEQARSELRPGDPDAGTGPMLVDPDTGRPRKFAYAPGLVVVDGGAPQVAAAQRALDELGIDDIPVCGLAKRLEEVWVPGEEDPVILPRTSEGLYLLQRIRDEAHRFAITHHRNRRSKSMVESLLDDVPGLGEVRRKTLLRHFGSLRKLRAATVEEIAAVPGVGPRTATAIKEALDGGTGHNDAHG; encoded by the coding sequence GTGTCACCCGCGCTGAGCTACCGGCCGAAGGCCGGCTCGATCCCCACCCAGCCGGGGGTCTACCGGTTCCGTGACCGCAACCAGCGGGTGATCTACGTCGGCAAGGCGAAGAACCTGCGCGCCCGGCTGTCGTCGTACTTCCAGGACATCGGCAACCTGCACCCCCGCACCGCCACGATGGTCACGACCGCGACCTCGGTGGAGTGGACGGTCGTGGGGACCGAGGTCGAGGCGCTGCAGCTGGAGTACTCCTGGATCAAGGAGTATGACCCGCGGTTCAACGTGAAGTACCGCGACGACAAGTCCTACCCGTGGCTCGCGGTCACCGTGTCCGAGGAGTTCCCGCGGGTGATGGTCGGGCGCGGCGCGAAGCGCAAGGGCACTCGCTACTTCGGCCCCTACGGGCACGCCTGGGCCATCCGCGAGACCGTCGACATCCTGCTGCGCGTCTTCCCGATGCGCTCGTGCAGCAACGGCGTGTTCAAGCGGTCCAGCCAGATCGGGCGGCCCTGCCTGCTCGGCTACATCGACAAGTGCTCGGCGCCCTGCGTCGGCAACATCACGCCGGAGGACCACCGGGCGATCGTCGACGACTTCTGCGAGTTCATGGCCGGGCGCACGCGTCCGTTCATGAGGCGCATCGAGCAGGAGATGTACGCCGCGTCCGACGCCCTCGACTTCGAGAAGGCCGCGCGGCTGCGCGACGACCTCGGCGCGATGAACAAGGCGCTGGAGAAGCAGGCCGTCGTCTTCGGCGACGGCTCGGACGCCGACGTGATCGCGCTGGCCGAGGACCCGCTCGAGGTCGCGGTGCAGGTGTTCTACGTGCGCGGTGGCCGCATCCGCGGCCAGCGGGGCTGGGTCGCGGACCGCACCGACGACGGCGACACCGCCGCCCTGGTCGAGGACTTCCTGCTCCAGCTGTACGCCGGCGTCGCGCCCGAGGACGTCCGCGACGCCGTCCCCAGGGAGATCCTGGTGCCCGCCCTCCCGGCCGAGCACGCGACCTTCGAGCAGCTGCTCTCGGACCTGCGTGGCGCGAAGGTCGAGATCCGGGTCCCGCAACGCGGCGACAAGAGGACGCTGCAGGAGACGGTGGCCCGCAACGCCACCGAGTCACTCGCGCTGCACAAGACCAAGCGGGCCAGCGACCTGACCACCCGCAACATCGCGCTCGGCGAGATCGCGGAGGCGCTGGAGCTCGACGAGGCGCCGCTGCGCATCGAGTGCTACGACGTCTCCCACATCCAGGGCACCGAGATCGTCGCGTCGATGGTGGTCTTCGAGGACGGCCTGGCGCGCAAGGGGGAGTACCGCCGCTTCGTGATCAAGGACCAGGACGGCTCCGACGACGTCAAGGCGATGCACGAGGTGATCACCCGCAGGTTCCGCCGGCTGCTCGACGAGCAGGCGCGCTCGGAGCTGCGACCCGGCGACCCCGACGCCGGCACCGGCCCGATGCTGGTCGACCCCGACACCGGCCGGCCGCGGAAGTTCGCCTACGCGCCGGGCCTGGTCGTGGTCGACGGCGGTGCGCCCCAGGTGGCCGCGGCCCAGCGGGCGCTCGACGAGCTCGGCATCGACGACATCCCGGTCTGCGGCCTCGCCAAGCGGCTCGAGGAGGTCTGGGTGCCGGGCGAGGAGGACCCGGTCATCCTGCCGCGCACCTCCGAGGGTCTCTACCTGCTGCAGCGGATCCGCGACGAGGCCCACCGGTTCGCCATCACGCACCACCGCAACCGCCGCTCCAAGTCGATGGTCGAGAGCCTGCTCGACGACGTACCAGGCCTGGGGGAGGTACGCCGCAAGACGCTGCTGCGCCACTTCGGCTCGCTGCGCAAGCTGCGTGCCGCCACCGTGGAGGAGATCGCCGCCGTCCCCGGGGTGGGGCCGCGCACGGCCACCGCCATCAAGGAGGCCCTCGACGGCGGAACTGGGCACAATGACGCCCATGGATGA
- a CDS encoding pyridine nucleotide-disulfide oxidoreductase — MRCRDAYDYELTTGPLAADAYVGGIRDLLRLRSGAADRIAASVALDPTFAVGHAALALLGHEMCVEVDIAARLADARLHAARASERERSHVHAIERHLVGDPAPLVAHLASYPRDALLLSVAMPTIAFAGVTDVPEQAWRIAEDAAPAYGDDPWITGLMAFVRQEQRRFDDAMELSCRSLAAEPSGGHAAHARTHAHYETGDHAAGLAWMDGWILGDGASTDSLTHFSWHAALHELSIGDLAAVRARYERQLQPRQAVGCRALVDSGSLLFRWAITPDATDVPPLAEVVAVTGRDVLERPGTAFLGLHAAVALLATGDRAGLRDLAAWCAHHPSPTHREVVAPLATALGLLAAGRSSAAADRLAALASSTWRLGGSDAQREIVEEARIAALLRAGRYDEARQVLDARLDRRVSPRDRAWRRSAADQAARILLPSTLMSTFANADGAGPPSTAPVVAE, encoded by the coding sequence ATGCGATGTCGGGACGCCTACGACTACGAGCTCACCACCGGCCCCCTGGCCGCCGACGCCTACGTCGGCGGGATCCGCGACCTGCTGCGGCTGCGCTCCGGCGCCGCCGACCGGATCGCCGCCTCCGTCGCCCTCGACCCGACCTTCGCCGTCGGGCACGCGGCGCTCGCGCTGCTCGGCCACGAGATGTGCGTCGAGGTCGACATCGCGGCCCGGCTCGCGGACGCCCGGCTGCACGCCGCGCGGGCGAGCGAGCGCGAGCGCAGCCACGTGCACGCGATCGAGCGGCACCTGGTCGGCGACCCGGCGCCGCTGGTGGCCCACCTGGCGTCGTACCCGAGGGATGCGCTGCTGCTCTCGGTCGCCATGCCGACCATCGCGTTCGCCGGCGTCACCGACGTCCCCGAGCAGGCGTGGCGGATCGCGGAGGACGCGGCGCCGGCGTACGGCGACGACCCCTGGATCACCGGCCTGATGGCGTTCGTGCGCCAGGAGCAGCGTCGGTTCGACGACGCGATGGAGCTCTCCTGCCGCTCCCTGGCAGCCGAGCCTTCGGGCGGCCACGCGGCCCATGCCCGGACGCACGCCCACTACGAGACGGGCGACCACGCGGCCGGGCTGGCGTGGATGGACGGCTGGATCCTCGGCGACGGTGCCTCGACCGACAGCCTCACCCACTTCTCCTGGCACGCCGCCCTGCACGAGCTGTCGATCGGCGACCTCGCAGCGGTCCGCGCGCGGTACGAACGCCAGCTCCAGCCGCGGCAGGCGGTCGGCTGCCGAGCACTCGTCGACAGCGGGTCGCTGCTGTTCCGTTGGGCGATCACCCCGGACGCCACCGACGTGCCTCCGCTCGCGGAGGTCGTCGCCGTCACCGGCCGCGACGTGCTCGAGCGGCCCGGGACGGCGTTCCTGGGCCTGCACGCGGCGGTCGCGCTGCTGGCGACCGGCGACCGGGCGGGCTTGCGGGACCTGGCCGCCTGGTGCGCCCACCACCCGAGTCCGACGCACCGCGAGGTGGTCGCTCCGCTGGCGACGGCGCTGGGCCTGCTCGCGGCCGGTCGCTCCTCGGCCGCCGCCGACCGGCTCGCGGCTCTGGCGTCGTCGACGTGGCGACTCGGCGGGTCGGACGCCCAGCGCGAGATCGTCGAGGAGGCTCGGATCGCGGCGCTGCTCCGCGCGGGCCGGTACGACGAGGCGCGGCAGGTCCTCGACGCGCGGCTCGACCGCAGGGTGTCGCCGAGGGATCGCGCGTGGCGCCGGTCGGCCGCCGATCAGGCGGCGAGGATCTTGTTGCCCTCGACCTTGATGTCGACCTTCGCCAATGCCGACGGCGCCGGGCCGCCCTCGACCGCACCGGTGGTCGCGGAGTAG
- a CDS encoding Rieske (2Fe-2S) protein — MTPRTTIGEVRASRRIVFSGLGALGVAAALAGCAGSDGGSTKTKVSAGTELASTSEVPVGGGIILADQKVVITQPTAGTYDAFSAVCTHQGLLVTSVEDGTIHCANHGSSYSATTGAVEGGPAPSALAKVDIKVEGNKILAA, encoded by the coding sequence ATGACGCCGCGTACGACGATCGGTGAGGTCCGCGCCAGCCGCCGCATCGTCTTCTCCGGCCTGGGCGCCCTCGGTGTCGCCGCCGCCCTGGCCGGGTGCGCCGGCAGCGACGGCGGCTCGACGAAGACGAAGGTGAGCGCCGGCACCGAGCTCGCGTCCACGTCGGAGGTCCCGGTCGGGGGCGGCATCATCCTGGCCGACCAGAAGGTCGTGATCACCCAGCCCACCGCGGGGACGTACGACGCGTTCAGCGCCGTGTGCACCCACCAGGGTCTCCTGGTGACCTCGGTCGAGGACGGCACCATCCACTGCGCCAACCACGGCTCGTCCTACTCCGCGACCACCGGTGCGGTCGAGGGCGGCCCGGCGCCGTCGGCATTGGCGAAGGTCGACATCAAGGTCGAGGGCAACAAGATCCTCGCCGCCTGA
- a CDS encoding Rieske (2Fe-2S) protein, translating into MTSSVSRRRALAGAATLGVGVPLLAACGDDSTAATDPATTPDPTSAAPTTAPTTATTTADAGAATGGATGLVAAADVPVGGGVVLKAEEIVVTQPTAGDYKAFSALCTHQGCLVGSVSDGSIHCPCHNSLFSAVDGSVESGPASGPLAAVAVSVVDGQVQRA; encoded by the coding sequence ATGACTTCCTCGGTGAGCAGGAGACGGGCCCTCGCGGGCGCCGCCACCCTCGGTGTCGGCGTCCCCCTGCTGGCGGCCTGCGGCGACGACTCGACCGCCGCCACGGACCCGGCGACGACCCCTGACCCCACCTCGGCCGCGCCCACGACGGCGCCGACGACAGCGACCACGACCGCCGACGCCGGCGCTGCGACCGGGGGCGCGACCGGCCTGGTCGCCGCGGCCGACGTGCCGGTCGGCGGTGGTGTGGTCCTCAAGGCCGAGGAGATCGTGGTGACCCAGCCGACCGCGGGCGACTACAAGGCGTTCTCGGCGCTGTGCACCCACCAAGGCTGTCTGGTCGGCTCGGTGAGCGACGGCTCGATCCACTGCCCGTGCCACAACAGCCTGTTCTCCGCGGTCGACGGGTCCGTGGAGAGCGGTCCGGCGAGCGGTCCCCTCGCCGCGGTCGCGGTCAGCGTCGTCGACGGGCAGGTGCAGCGCGCATGA